GGCACCCCGATAAATTCTCGAAAAGTCACTTGAGCACCATGGAGCTCATCTACGAAGGCTTTTCACGTCACCTTAAAACCGCCCTGTTTGTCTATGTTCGCCAGAGCATTAACTTTAGTTTAGCTTCGGTCGAGCAGCAATCATTTGGTGAATACGTGGAATCACTGCCGACTCCAAGCGCGCTTATTACCTTCAAAATGAAGAGCCTGCCCGGTAGTGCCGTGCTCGAGATAAGCCCCGAACTTACGTTTCTCATACTCGATAGATTGCTTGGTGGCATGGGCGATCAGCCCACAAAAGTTCGCGATCTTACCGAAATCGAAACGGTAATTATTCGTAAGGTTGCCGACAGGATACTGTTTGCATTTCGTCAGGCGTGGTCTGAGATTTTCGATATTGAACCGGAAATTGAGTCTTTGGAGACAAACCCACAGTTGTTGCAGGTTGTGCCGCCAAATGAAATTGTGGCGATCGCAACGCTTGAGGTTAGGATCGGTGAGTCGACCGGTGCTATGAGCGTCTGCCTGCCATATCTTACGCTTGAAAGCATCATGCCGAAACTCTCAAGGCAGGTCTGGTTTTCAGCGAAATTTGAACAAAGAGAATCCGACGGCAAGGGAAATCGCAATATTAGAGAGAATATCAGCTGTGTAAACTTACCCGTATCGGTTCAGCTCGGCCAGACAAAAATCAGTATTAACGATTTGCTCGGCCTTAAACCGGGGGATTCCGTGCAAATCGATACGTCGGCAAATCACGATGTACAGGTGTTAGTAAACGGAAAGCTTAAGTTCTACGCACAACCGGGGGTTATCGGAAAAAGATTGGCAGTTAGGGCCACAAGGGTAGTCAGTTAAGGAGTCGTACTATGCCACGAAAAAAAGCAGAACCAGCTGTTGAAGATGTACCGCAAGCAGGGTTAGAACTCACGGATATAGAAAAGAGCGCTATCGGTGAGATCTGTGATCTTATCACGTCGTCGGTCTTGCAAATGTTTAGCGAAAAACTGGACGCTCCTGTTAGTATGGGTGTTTCAGAGGTGGAAGTGGTCGGCCTCGGATCGCTTCCAACCAAAATTGAAACACCGGCTCTACTAGTACAACTTAACTGTGCATCGGCGCTACAGGGTCAATTCTTTCTTTTTATTAGCGGTAATGGGTTGCCCGTGATATTCGACCTTGCTGTGCCGGAAGAAGCCAAAGCAGTCGGTGCGGATGATGAGGTAATTCTCGAAAACCTTCGGAATATGATTAATGGCGCGGTTGCCCAGGCAATGACAGCGTTTGCTGAGAGCATGGGGCATCAAATTGACTGTTCCACGGTCGATACAATCGTGTTACAAGATGAATCCGGGTTCTCCAGCGTAGGGTTTTTGTATCCTGAGGGTAATTTGCTTAGCGTTGCGACGACTCTCACGCTGCCGGAAAGCACAGTAAACACAGGTTACCTGTTGCCGGTTAGCCTCAGCAGCCAGATCATAGAGCTTCTCCTTAACGAACAGACACCGGCCGTAAGTGAAGTTGCTGAGAGCATGCCGCTTGAAGAGGCTATGTCGTTAGCCATGGCAGACAATGAACCGGCTGCACCTCTTGATATACCTCAGGATATGTATGTGCCTCCAATCTCAGCCCCAGCCCCGGATATGCAGATGGCAACATTTGGCGCCATACTGGAATCACCAGGGACCAGAACAATCGGCGGCACAAACAACAATATCTCGTTGCTGCTCGATGTCATGCTCGACGCATCTATCGAACTTGGCAAGACCACGATGACAATTGAAGAGATTTTGCGGCTTGGCAAGGGATCGGTTATAGAGCTCGACAAGCTTGCATCCGAGCCGGTTGAATTTTTGGTAAATGGGAAGGTCATCGCACGCGGCGAGGTTGTCGTTATCGACGACAACTTCGGTATTAGAATTACAGAAATTCTGAGTCCACGGGAACGACTCGAGAATTTATAGGGGCCTGAGGGCTTCGTCCACATAAAGTGCGCTCTTCAGCTTTCAATGCAGATGCCGATATTGAAAGTGAGGAAGGGCTCCATCTCTCATCTCTAAGCTCTCCTTCAGGGTTTCCGGTTTGTTCTGCTGCCGAGCTCTTCCTCCCCCCTTTTTAGTCTCTCGCACTCTCTTAAGGATAATTTCTTCATTGACTAAGGGCATGACATTAATTAAAATTAGGATTAAGGTAATTAGTAACAATAATTTCAAACTATGGTAGTGTGCAGTCGCTACTCAGGTTTTTAGGTTGATAAGGGATAGCATGAGTAGTAGGATAAAAAACTTGATGATTATATTGAGTATCATAGTGTTAATCGTTCTCGTGTCGGTCGCTGCGGTCTTAGTAGAACATAGCGTAAATCTTAGCCTCTAGCCGTTTAATAGCCACCCCATACTAATTTGTAGCTGCCTCATTAAATGCGAACAACAACTGCAATAAACACTAGACCTCAACAGTGTACACTTCCCTTAGCATTATGTGCGCGCTTGCTTATATAACGGCTGTTCGACCTATAGATTCGGCGCACTTTGTGTCACTGCCCAGATATCAATAATATGGATAATAATGGTAAGTAATGCTGGCAATAACTCCCATAATATGGTAAAGTATACATAGCGAGATACTTTTCGTTTACATATCTTGCGGTAGGAGGCGCGAGTTGAACGTATATTATCTGAGCGAGAAAAGAAGAAGCAAATGCTCGGATCTCAAGAAGTGCCCGGCAAGCCACTATCACAGCTGCAGTGCATATAAATGCGGCTTGAACTGCTGGGAAGTAAACAACGTGCCATGCTGCAGGAGAAACGATAAGAGCCGCTGTACAGAATGTACGCTATTTGCCGCAAGCACTCAAAAAACCGCATCGCAGGTTTATCCCAATCCTTTGCGGCATTAACGCTAGAGAAACGATGGCCGTGAATCTGCCACGACGAAAGGTCATCATAAGCTATACGAAAACATGTGTAGAATTGAGGAAGCGCTTTGCGTTATGTGAGAGTGCTTCCGCTGTTTTTTTGTCATCACGCACCTGCTCCAGTTGCTAAGATAATTGCGTGCGACACGCAAGGCCGCCATCAACAAGTAAGCATGCCGCAATATTTGCGAAACGCCTGTTGTTCTGCTAGCTTTTTATTAGATACTTTGGGAGGTGTAATTGGAACTTCTGACCATATTTACATCCGCGTTATTCGTTGCTTTTTCAGGCGCTATGATGCCGGGCCCGCTTCTTACGGTAACCATCAGTGAATCAGTCAAGAAGGGGCAACGCGCGGCGCTATTTTTGATGGTCGGACACTCAATTCTCGAGCTAGTTCTGGTCATAGGTTTTACCCTGGGTCTCTACACGATCCTCAAGAATCCCACAATTATCAGGGCTATCGGTGTTTTTGGCGGCGGGTTTCTGTTATGGATGGGATATGGTTTGGTCACCGACAGCTATCGTGGCCGGGTATCTCTTAACCTGCATGATGAGGGTGCGCAGCTTCGACTGGGCCCGCTCGGGCCAATTTTGCAGGGAATTACCACCAGCGTATCAAACCCCTACTGGATTCTCTGGTGGGCAACCATCGGCGCAGCATATGTACTGGCATCGCTCAAGTATGGAGCGCTGGGTTTGGGTGGATTCTATGTCGGCCATATCCTCGGTGATTTTATATGGTACGGTCTCATCGCGTACGCTATCGGAACGGGGGCGCGGTTCCTAAACGACAAAATCTATCGCGGAATTCTATTCGTCTGCGGCCTTTTCCTCATAGTTATCGCGGTTACCTTTATCATTAACCGGCCGCTATTCTAATTAACAGCGTCATAATTGCCGGTCAATCTTTGACTTATAAATTTACTCAGCGTATTATAAATGCGAGTCTGGTAATTCTATCAAGTGTGTAGTAAACCAGATTGTGCAAACAGGAACATACAGCTTGTGAGCAGGTTTAGGAGGCATTGTGTCAAAACGTTTTCTTCCCGTAATTATCGTTATTGCCGCATTGGTAATCGCTGTAACCGGTTGTTCTGCGCCGCTACCTCGGCAAAATACAGTAGAGCTAAAAACAGTTAAAATCGGGGTAATTCTGCCAATGGCGGGCGAGTTCGGGCAATACGGCCCGCTGTGTAAGAATGCTATCGATCTAGCGGCCGATCAGATTAATATGAAGGGCGGTGTCCTCGGGGGACGCAGGATAGAGGTGCTTCCCGGCGACGATACATCGAACGGCAATGTGGCGCAGTCTGCA
This sequence is a window from Candidatus Aquicultor sp.. Protein-coding genes within it:
- the fliN gene encoding flagellar motor switch protein FliN encodes the protein MPRKKAEPAVEDVPQAGLELTDIEKSAIGEICDLITSSVLQMFSEKLDAPVSMGVSEVEVVGLGSLPTKIETPALLVQLNCASALQGQFFLFISGNGLPVIFDLAVPEEAKAVGADDEVILENLRNMINGAVAQAMTAFAESMGHQIDCSTVDTIVLQDESGFSSVGFLYPEGNLLSVATTLTLPESTVNTGYLLPVSLSSQIIELLLNEQTPAVSEVAESMPLEEAMSLAMADNEPAAPLDIPQDMYVPPISAPAPDMQMATFGAILESPGTRTIGGTNNNISLLLDVMLDASIELGKTTMTIEEILRLGKGSVIELDKLASEPVEFLVNGKVIARGEVVVIDDNFGIRITEILSPRERLENL
- the fliM gene encoding flagellar motor switch protein FliM — encoded protein: MAGTLTQDEINALLTSASSGVSLETLEDEQPSMIVAGGPRHVRIYNFRHPDKFSKSHLSTMELIYEGFSRHLKTALFVYVRQSINFSLASVEQQSFGEYVESLPTPSALITFKMKSLPGSAVLEISPELTFLILDRLLGGMGDQPTKVRDLTEIETVIIRKVADRILFAFRQAWSEIFDIEPEIESLETNPQLLQVVPPNEIVAIATLEVRIGESTGAMSVCLPYLTLESIMPKLSRQVWFSAKFEQRESDGKGNRNIRENISCVNLPVSVQLGQTKISINDLLGLKPGDSVQIDTSANHDVQVLVNGKLKFYAQPGVIGKRLAVRATRVVS
- a CDS encoding LysE family translocator, with the translated sequence MELLTIFTSALFVAFSGAMMPGPLLTVTISESVKKGQRAALFLMVGHSILELVLVIGFTLGLYTILKNPTIIRAIGVFGGGFLLWMGYGLVTDSYRGRVSLNLHDEGAQLRLGPLGPILQGITTSVSNPYWILWWATIGAAYVLASLKYGALGLGGFYVGHILGDFIWYGLIAYAIGTGARFLNDKIYRGILFVCGLFLIVIAVTFIINRPLF